A stretch of Falco rusticolus isolate bFalRus1 chromosome 2, bFalRus1.pri, whole genome shotgun sequence DNA encodes these proteins:
- the CGGBP1 gene encoding CGG triplet repeat-binding protein 1, producing the protein MERFGVKSAPSRNRSKTALYVTPQDRVTEFGSELHEDGGKLFCTSCNVVLNHVRKSAINDHLKSKTHTKRKAEFEEQNIRKKQRTLTASLQCNSTAQTEKTSVIQDFVKMCLEANIPLEKADHPSVRAFLSRYVKNGSSIPKSDQLRKAYLPDGYDNENQLINTEDR; encoded by the coding sequence ATGGAACGATTTGGAGTGAAGTCCGCTCCGTCACGTAACCGCTCGAAGACTGCTTTGTACGTAACTCCCCAGGATCGCGTAACTGAGTTTGGCAGCGAGCTGCACGAAGACGGAGGAAAACTCTTCTGTACTTCCTGCAATGTGGTTCTGAATCACGTCCGCAAGTCTGCGATCAATGACCACCTCAAGtctaaaacacacacaaagcgAAAGGCAGAGTTTGAAGAACAGAACATCAGGAAGAAGCAAAGGACTCTGACTGCCTCCCTTCAGTGCAACAGTACTGCTCAGACAGAGAAAACCAGCGTCATCCAGGACTTTGTGAAAATGTGCCTGGAAGCTAATATTCCACTTGAGAAGGCTGATCATCCATCTGTGCGAGCCTTCCTCTCCCGCTACGTCAAGAACGGCAGTTCCATACCCAAGTCAGACCAACTAAGGAAAGCATACCTGCCTGACGGGTATGACAATGAGAACCAACTCATCAATACTGAAGATCGTTGa